A portion of the Manihot esculenta cultivar AM560-2 chromosome 2, M.esculenta_v8, whole genome shotgun sequence genome contains these proteins:
- the LOC110609641 gene encoding uncharacterized protein LOC110609641 isoform X2: MDFYSLKRKQLQALCKKHGIPANTTNLEMAERLTASLKVNGIATSEEGNEKNSKDAPKKLKKVRFRPDNETREYVPSAYRKPEGRRRRATLVNPVSKELGQSNLSENVVRKKRERGSEKIESDCRITRSRARVDNETFSVLQKSRASQEGEASKNIARDSVEARKGFRRSKRNMAKCTDSEIMKVDVVSRITRSGAQFAGNSSTVGGKGENEVFGVAKECEGAVRIKKLSEGLSRNGSRRKSVAQHNDEVESYGQEVLKEARKKSMNLNFANVNEVNASLASTERTEKVSITAAGQRRSRRKAAVVNSTAAIDEHGIGESIGKVKKSNENVLREDAKVSNELRRSTRNASRQCSVANFNKMNEIADSVGNIGQLKRKREAIKETEATLDGSLVGEPPRRSALEALKSGLVGLSAACKSVEEKATENMKNANDITISQLSEVDGLTTGESGFKTFEKRKVSKSKARGKTCIATVGVSALHSATKFEKNLASTPVLLASAATEQASSIENVSGKDAEVSNKLQSSTGNASRQILVPTFNEMNEIADSNGKVGQLKRKRDAVKGTKAYLDGSLDGEPPSGSTQVSESGFVGLSEPCISVEEKATEHIENANCINISPSEDNGLTVPEAAFKSFEKRGESKIKTRGKRSIATLDVSTLYSGTGEEIDSATSLEENLASTPLVLTSSYTEEASLVVGNSQAINANNVVLVNDIGKLVSDTKGGVDDQSCQSLEIYANLASDNSTELELAKFQEKACDVASPSGGFSSANQFALAGESCNLSGLEKGLAREQMSTDKDACAVSDGISNNSIEVDGISVQKDGVCGLEGTEQDGIKDEIKHNVVPSNREWLPAVSAEIVTKSTNNVCLESNKTVTPNSDCGDGKNGVCGLQGTEQDGIKDEIKHNVVPYNRRWLPAVSTEIVTKSTNNVCLESNKTIMPNSDCGDGKNALVRMVPYALPQFYFENLEDRNMSNTAMLKNSNDEVLRKHEAVRETEASLDGSLVREPPRRSTLEALESDSVGLSTPCKSVEGKETKHIKNPLSEENGLTMPEVAFKSFEKEGESKFKTRGKRSKPAEDVFALRSGIGEERDNASKLRKNLASTPLLLASAATDVEASKAVRKPEAINDNNVIMAHDLGKLFSNTKGGIDDQSCQSVPLEIWASLDNHNSTALKLVKTIACDVTSPYVGFSSSNQYAFKGERSKTSGLKKGLAREQMSTSKDACYDSDGVSGNSTEVDRIAIQEDGVSGLERTEQDDIRDGTGRSLPAVRAEIATKSIKNVYQESNETVTPNSNCEDAKSILERMVPDALPKLYFENLEEGNMSNPATTKNFNDEVLREQNFGDCMAGKGASFDSNGGKPFFSEAPSTLDVLKLPSNEFRHYEEMVIESNCGVDAVTDVPMTKYWDAVINMVGNQSMDGEPKPEVEQHDKKSKDSEDLVNGKFVEEPLNAAQCDQVVREGNVEGAWVDKLSDNGDGEEVPTKVNDNFSESLTKSIFREREYFGGENVSQFPECITGVDGMEKKEVKCKVSDSIVDTTVTINGYHMDDEAADVHDIIYENAEINASETCMMTIEMQEAPSGGILQKNETMEPGKEILDCEDELLKVNDAGAIALSEVASTDFGGLDKRPDGATVKAVELENLEEKCGSELDISDHIAFGIDVKAAEANEKVENMDGNLKGKDFNSEAEQESDNIVFSSHETASLNIQVESAIVTNWEVNLIQGNGEQNREIISDEDLLDNNSMIKDSGHVMHAEEAQVEKSEEVTEDSLVNEDSGHTVLIKDVTNIQKLAQFAEMHFSEALPSVRKEPTVDLGLDQASFINQEIIDIQNCEDEKVENFSISAQEEVWAEEATVSGKGDDLVKCNANRAPENNISYSGSEGDTENRACAEDEEVCTPTTGKIDIPKEVAVGETVLSDCPDKKSHEMARSELQTIISNCSNWEDYQPAENLLFADTCFGKPEFASGSSFTQQNAIAEASSEEFKEQVKEKDDTIIGEYGTAQRSGRDLNDPIDGSSLGNRSSCPQEVAKDQLNVPHDSVNESDFMNDVDYATLNKRSCENESKIHSSEAGEARHLHKLDDEVPSVVEPKTTVDFENLVALPAFKSELLINCSTISAVCSSPYHESEALVMTSEVAEESKVQDNMPAKTDDTQGSIVCKFQENESVNVEHFNVFSQNEIFVQDAKATAFCDAATMEQTLKSDPCNLKPDNIGNLNVEDVGEAKESTKDMPKMGEALDKSPGFTTSGVGQDITAVDGHGLQRKLQVPLKPSSHPEKEDELNVYGVRLMMTRKSNIISLIQGTPQKALDANVMKENAPSTKRQRVGEVTAPKTLPKRRPLEDLKKQ; this comes from the exons ATGGATTTTTATTCCTTGAAAAGAAAGCAACTCCAAGCCCTCTGCAAGAAGCATGGCATTCCTGCAAATACAACAAACCTCGAAATGGCTGAGCGTTTGACTGCCTCGCTCAAG GTAAATGGAATTGCCACTTCTGAAGAAGGTAATGAGAAAAATTCTAAGGATGCACCGAAGAAGTTGAAGAAAGTTAGGTTCAGACCTGATAACGAAACCCGGGAATATGTGCCTTCGGCATATCGAAAGccagaagggagaagaaggagGGCAACTTTGGTTAATCCTGTGTCCAAGGAATTGGGACAAAGCAATCTTTCTGAGAATGTTGTTAGAAagaagagggagaggggcagtgAGAAGATTGAAAGTGATTGTAGGATCACTCGGTCACGGGCTAGGGTTGATAATGAGACCTTTTCTGTGTTGCAGAAATCTAGAGCATCTCAAGAGGGAGAAGCAAGCAAAAACATTGCCAGGGATAGCGTTGAAGCTAGAAAGGGTTTCAGGAGATCAAAAAGAAATATGGCCAAATGTACAGACTCGGAAATAATGAAAGTTGATGTGGTTAGTAGGATCACAAGGTCTGGAGCTCAGTTTGCGGGGAATTCTTCTACAGTTGGTGGTAAAGGTGAAAATGAAGTTTTTGGCGTTGCGAAAGAATGTGAAGGGGCCGTTcggattaaaaaattatcagaGGGTTTAAGTAGAAATGGTTCTAGACGGAAATCTGTTGCACAACATAATGATGAGGTAGAAAGTTATGGTCAGGAGGTGTTAAAGGAGGCCAGAAAGAAatcaatgaatttaaattttgcaAATGTTAATGAAGTTAATGCTTCTTTAGCATCTACAGAACGCACGGAGAAGGTCTCTATAACCGCTGCTGGTCAACGGAGGTCCAGGCGCAAAGCTGCTGTGGTGAACTCTACTGCTGCCATTGATGAACATGGAATCGGAGAATCTATTGGAAAGGTTAAGAAATCAAATGAAAATGTCTTACGTGAAGATGCCAAAGTGTCCAATGAACTACGGAGGTCTACCAGGAATGCTTCTAGACAATGTTCGGTGGCTAACTTcaataaaatgaatgaaatcgCTGATAGTGTTGGAAATATTGGGCAACTGAAACGCAAACGAGAAGCAATTAAGGAGACAGAAGCCACACTGGATGGATCCTTGGTTGGGGAACCCCCAAGAAGATCTGCACTAGAAGCCTTAAAGAGTGGCTTGGTTGGACTTTCTGCAGCTTGTAAATCTGTTGAGGAGAAAGCAACAGAGAATATGAAGAATGCCAATGACATTACTATTTCACAGCTTAGTGAAGTGGATGGATTGACCACGGGAGAATCCGGCTTTAAAACCTTTGAGAAGAGAAAAGTATCCAAAAGCAAAGCCAGAGGAAAAACATGTATTGCTACTGTGGGTGTCTCGGCTTTGCATTCTGCAACAAAGTTTGAGAAGAATTTGGCTTCAACACCAGTTTTGCTGGCAAGTGCTGCTACAGAACAAGCATCATCAATTGAAAATGTTTCAGGAAAAGATGCCGAAGTGTCTAATAAACTGCAGAGTTCTACCGGGAATGCTTCTAGACAAATTTTGGTACCTACCTTTAATGAAATGAATGAAATTGCTGATAGTAATGGAAAGGTTGGGCAACTGAAACGAAAACGTGATGCAGTTAAAGGGACAAAAGCCTATCTAGATGGATCCTTAGATGGAGAACCTCCAAGCGGGTCTACACAAGTCTCAGAAAGTGGCTTTGTTGGACTTTCTGAACCTTGCATATCTGTTGAGGAAAAAGCAACAGAGCATATCGAGAATGCCAACTGCATTAATATTTCACCAAGTGAAGACAATGGATTGACTGTGCCAGAAGCTGCTTTTAAATCTTTTGAGAAGAGAGGAGAATCCAAAATCAAAACCAGAGGAAAAAGAAGCATTGCAACTTTGGATGTTTCGACTTTGTATTCTGGCACTGGGGAAGAGATAGATAGTGCGACAAGTTTAGAGGAGAATTTGGCTTCAACACCACTTGTGTTAACAAGTTCTTATACAGAAGAAGCGTCACTGGTTGTAGGGAACTCTCAGGCTATTAATGCTAACAACGTTGTTCTGGTAAATGACATAGGGAAACTGGTCTCAGATACCAAGGGAGGTGTAGACGACCAATCATGTCAGTCCTTGGAGATCTACGCAAATTTAGCTAGTGATAATTCAACTGAACTTGAGTTGGCAAAATTTCAAGAAAAAGCTTGTGATGTGGCTTCTCCATCTGGTGGCTTCTCATCTGCAAATCAATTTGCTTTGGCAG GTGAAAGCTGCAATCTTTCAGGATTGGAGAAAGGACTGGCAAGAGAACAAATGTCAACAGACAAGGATGCATGCGCTGTTAGTGATGGTATCAGCAATAATTCAATTGAAGTTGATGGGATATCTGTTCAGAAGGATGGAGTTTGTGGTCTAGAAGGGACTGAGCAGGATGGTATAAAAGATGAGATTAAGCACAATGTGGTTCCCTCTAATAGGGAATGGTTACCAGCTGTCAGTGCAGAGATTGTTACGAAGAGCACCAATAATGTGTGCCTGGAAAGTAATAAAACAGTAACTCCTAATTCTGATTGTGGGGATGGAAAGAATGGAGTTTGTGGTCTACAAGGGACTGAGCAGGATGGTATAAAAGATGAGATTAAGCACAATGTGGTTCCCTATAACAGGAGATGGTTACCAGCTGTCAGTACAGAGATTGTTACGAAGAGCACCAATAATGTGTGCCTGGAAAGTAATAAAACAATAATGCCTAATTCTGATTGTGGGGATGGAAAGAATGCTTTGGTACGAATGGTACCGTATGCTTTGCctcaattttattttgagaatctGGAAGATCGAAATATGAGCAACACTGCAATGCTAAAGAACTCCAATGATGAAGTGTTACGAAAACATGAAGCAGTTAGGGAGACAGAAGCCTCTCTGGATGGATCCTTGGTTAGAGAACCTCCAAGAAGATCTACATTAGAAGCCTTAGAAAGTGATTCGGTTGGGCTTTCTACACCTTGCAAATCTGTTGAGGGGAAAGAAACAAAGCATATCAAGAATCCACTAAGTGAAGAAAATGGATTGACTATGCCAGAAGTTGCTTTTAAAAGCTTTGAGAAGGAAGGGGAATCCAAATTTAAAACTAGAGGAAAAAGAAGTAAGCCAGCTGAGGATGTTTTCGCTTTGCGTTCTGGCATTGGGGAAGAGAGAGATAATGCATCAAAATTAAGGAAGAATTTGGCTTCAACACCACTCCTGTTGGCAAGTGCTGCTACAGACGTAGAAGCATCAAAGGCTGTAAGGAAGCCTGAGGCTATTAATGATAACAACGTTATTATGGCACATGACCTGGGGAAATTGTTCTCAAATACTAAGGGAGGTATAGATGATCAATCATGTCAATCAGTGCCCCTGGAGATCTGGGCAAGTTTAGATAATCATAATTCAACTGCACTTAAATTGGTAAAAACAATAGCTTGTGACGTAACTTCTCCATATGTTGGCTTCTCATCATCAAATCAATATGCTTTTAAAG GTGAAAGATCCAAGACCTCAGGATTGAAGAAAGGGCTGGCAAGAGAACAAATGTCAACAAGCAAGGATGCATGCTATGATAGTGATGGTGTCAGTGGCAATTCAACTGAAGTTGATAGGATAGCTATTCAGGAGGATGGAGTCTCTGGTCTAGAAAGGACAGAGCAGGATGATATAAGAGATGGTACTGGGAGATCGTTACCAGCAGTCAGAGCAGAGATTGCTACCAAGAGCATAAAAAATGTGTACCAGGAAAGTAATGAAACAGTAACGCCTAATTCTAATTGTGAGGATGCAAAGAGTATTTTGGAAAGAATGGTACCCGATGCTTTGCCAaaactttattttgaaaatcTGGAAGAGGGAAACATGAGCAATCCTGCAACGACAAAGAACTTCAATGACGAAGTTTTACGTGAGCAAAATTTTGGGGATTGCATGGCTGGGAAAGGAGCTAGTTTTGATAGTAATGGTGGCAAACCATTTTTTTCGGAAGCACCATCAACATTAGATGTCCTAAAACTGCCTTCTAATGAATTTCGCCATTATGAAGAGATGGTTATAGAGAGCAACTGCGGTGTTGATGCTGTCACGGATGTGCCTATGACCAAGTATTGGGATGCAGTTATAAATATGGTAGGTAACCAAAGTATGGATGGAGAGCCTAAGCCAGAGGTTGAACAGCATGACAAGAAGTCCAAGGATTCTGAGGACCTGGTCAATGGTAAGTTTGTGGAGGAACCGTTGAATGCAGCACAGTGCGATCAGGTTGTAAGGGAGGGTAATGTAGAGGGTGCTTGGGTAGATAAGCTTTCTGACAATGGTGATGGGGAGGAAGTTCCTACCAAGGTTAATGACAATTTTAGTGAAAGTTTGACTAAGAGCATTTTTCGAGAAAGGGAATATTTTGGAGGAGAGAATGTATCCCAGTTTCCCGAGTGCATCACAGGGGTTGACGGGATGGAGAAGAAAGAAGTAAAATGTAAAGTGAGTGACTCCATTGTTGACACTACTGTGACAATTAATGGTTATCACATGGATGACGAGGCTGCAGATGTGCATGatataatttatgaaaatgCTGAAATAAATGCCAGCGAAACGTGCATGATGACAATAGAGATGCAGGAGGCACCGAGTGGAGGGATTTTACAGAAAAATGAGACTATGGAGCCTGGCAAAGAAATTTTAGATTGTGAAGATGAGTTATTAAAAGTTAATGATGCTGGTGCAATTGCTTTGTCTGAGGTTGCCTCGACTGATTTTGGAGGCCTTGATAAGAGGCCTGATGGGGCCACAGTAAAGGCTGTTGAGCTTGAAAATCTCGAAGAGAAGTGTGGGTCGGAGTTGGACATAAGTGATCATATAGCCTTTGGCATAGACGTCAAAGCTGCTGAAGCAAATGAAAAAGTTGAAAACATGGATGGAAATTTGAAAGGCAAGGATTTCAATAGTGAGGCTGAGCAGGAATCTGACAACATTGTCTTCTCATCCCATG AGACTGCATCCTTAAATATTCAGGTTGAATCTGCCATTGTCACTAACTGGGAGGTGAATTTGATTCAAGGGAATGGAGAACAAAATCGAGAAATAATATCTGATGAGGATCTCTTGGACAATAATTCCATGATCAAGGATTCCGGGCATGTAATGCATGCAGAAGAAGCTCAAGTTGAAAAATCTGAAGAAGTTACGGAAGACAGTTTGGTTAATGAGGATTCTGGCCATACTGTGCTTATAAAAGATGTTACTAATATTCAAAAACTTGCACAATTTGCTGAAATGCATTTTAGTGAGGCTCTCCCTTCTGTCAGAAAAGAGCCCACAGTTGACCTTGGTCTTGATCAAGCATCTTTCATCAACCAAGAGATTATTGATATCCAGAACTGTGAGGATGAGAAGGTCGAGAATTTTTCGATTTCTGCACAGGAGGAGGTTTGGGCAGAAGAAGCTACTGTTAGTGGTAAAGGAGATGATTTAGTTAAGTGCAATGCAAATCGTGCTCCTGAGAATAATATCTCCTACTCTGGCTCTGAAGGAGATACAGAAAATAGAGCATGTGCAGAAGACGAAGAAGTTTGCACACCAACCACTGGGAAGATTGACATACCCAAAGAGGTGGCAGTTGGAGAGACTGTTCTATCAGATTGTCCAGATAAAAAATCACATGAAATGGCAAGGAGCGAGCTACAAACGATAATATCAAATTGCAGCAACTGGGAAGACTACCAACCTGCAGAAAATTTGTTATTTGCTGATACATGTTTTGGTAAACCTGAATTTGCTTCGGGCAGTTCTTTCACACAGCAGAATGCAATTGCAGAAGCATCTTCTG AAGAGTTCAAAGAACAAGTCAAGGAGAAAGATGACACCATAATAGGAGAATATGGCACAGCTCAGAGGTCTGGTAGAGATCTAAATGATCCTATAGATGGTTCAAGTCTAGGAAACAGATCAAGCTGCCCTCAGGAGGTTGCTAAAGATCAACTTAATGTGCCTCATGATTCAGTAAATGAATCAGACTTCATGAATGATGTTGATTATGCAACTCTCAACAAACGTTCCTGCGAAAATGAAAGTAAGATCCATTCCTCAGAGGCTGGGGAAGCTCGTCACTTGCACAAGCTTGATGATGAGGTTCCCAGTGTTGTTGAACCTAAAACAACAGTCGACTTTGAAAACCTTGTCGCTCTTCCTGCATTCAAAAGTGAGCTACTAATTAATTGCTCAACTATTTCTGCTGTTTGTTCTTCTCCTTATCATG AAAGTGAAGCCTTGGTAATGACAAGTGAGGTTGCTGAAGAGTCAAAGGTGCAGGATAATATGCCTGCCAAGACTGATGATACCCAAGGTTCCATTGTTTGTAAGTTTCAAGAGAATGAATCTGTGAATGTTGAGCATTTTAACGTTTTCTCACAAAATGAGATCTTCGTGCAAGATGCTAAGGCAACCGCTTTTTGTGATGCTGCTACAATGGAGCAAACATTAAAGTCTGATCCATGCAACTTAAAACCAGATAATATTGGCAATCTCAATGTTGAAGATGTGGGAGAGGCAAAAGAGTCGACCAAGGATATGCCAAAAATGGGTGAAGCACTAGACAAATCTCCTGGATTCACCACTTCTGGGGTTGGTCAAG ACATTACTGCTGTAGATGGCCATGGCCTTCAAAGGAAATTGCAAGTACCGTTAAAGCCAAGTTCGCATCCTGAAAAAGAAGATGAACTTAACGTGTATGGCGTTCGATTAATGATGACAAGGAAGAGTAACATAATTAGTTTGATTCAAGGGACACCACAAAAAGCTCTGGACGCCAATGTTATGAAAGAGAATGCCCCAAGCACCAAGAGGCAGCGAGTTGGTGAAGTGACAGCCCCAAAAACGTTGCCAAAGAGACGTCCTCTAGAGGATCTGAAGAAGCAATAG